CTTCATACTCTGGAAGTTCTAGGAGGCGGAGGAGGTGCTTTGGTTCAGGACGGAGAACGATTCGAAGAGATCGGCAGTGCCGGCCGGCGCCCCCTGGCCGGCATGACGGCGACGGGATTCCGACGATCCGCTGTCCGGGGCATCGTCACGCTTCACGACAGGCCGGGGGAGACGAGCGGTGCACTGGGCTGATCTGGGCGTCACGGCCCGGCTGATCCTTGCCCTGTCCCTCTGCGGCGGCTTGATCTTCGCCGTGGTGTTCTCCGTGAATGACCGCTTCACCAGCAGGCTGGTTGAAGAGCAGGTCATGGCCCACTCGCGGGACGTGGTGGCCGCGGCGGTCTACAGCATCGACGACCAGTTGCGGGCGGTGGCACGGGATCAGGCCACGCTGGCGACCGCCCTTGAGTCGGCCCCCCGGCTGACGACGGCCGACCTGCGCCGCATCCTGCGCTACCACGTTGCCACCAACGAAGAGGTGTTCGGCGCCGCCATCGCCTTTGCCCCCGGTTTCTCCCCGAACGGCCGGGAACGTTCGGCCCCCTACTGTTTCAAACGTCTGAACGGCGAACTGGCCATTATCGACCTGGCGTCCCCTTCCTACAACTACCCGCAACAGCCCTGGTACCGCCTTCCCGCCGAGCGGAAAGCGCCGGTCTGGAGCGAGCCCTACTTCGACGAAGGGGGCGGCAACGTGGTCATGACCACCTATTCCGTCCCCTTTTACCGGATGCAGGGCGGGGTCCGCCGTTTTGCCGGCATTGCCACCTCCGATGTCTCGGTGGACTGGCTCGGCCGTCAGATCGCCTCGCTCAAGCTGAACCGCAACGGCTACGCGGCGCTTTTTTCCCGCAACGGGGTCTACCTGGCCCATCCGGACCGCTCCCTGGTGATGCGGGAAACCCTTGCCGGCGTCGCCGAAAAGAAGAACAACCCGGTGCTGCGCGAGATCGGTCGGGCCATCACCCGTGGCGAGAGCGGCTTTGTCACCGGCAGCAATGTCTTCGACAGGGAAAGCTGGATCTACTACGCGCCGGTGCCGGCCACCGGCTGGTCGCTGGCAGTGGTGTTCCCGGCGGAGGAGATGCGCAGCGAGGTGACCAGGATCGGCCGGATGATTGCGCTGCTCTGCATTGCCGGCATCGTGGTGCTGGTGTTGGCCATCGTGCTGGTGGCCCGCAGTGTCAGTCGTCCCCTGGCCGAGATCAGCCTGGCGGTGCAGCGGATCGCCGGCGGCGATCTGGACGGCGACCTGCCGCCGATTCGCGTCGGCGGGGAGGTGCGGCATCTGGCCGACTCCTTCGGACGGATGCAGCGGGATCTGAAGGAGCATATCCGGCAGTTGACCGAGACCACGGCGGTCAAGGAGCGGATGGCCGGCGAGCTGTCCGTTGCCCATGACCTGCAGATGGCGATCCTGCCCCATGAGCTGCCGGAGCTTCCGGGCCTGGAGATCGCCGGCTGCTGCGTGCCGGCACGGGAGGTGGGGGGGGATTTCTACGACGCCCGCTTGCTGGCCGACGGCCGCCTCTTCTTCGTGATCGGCGACGTTTCCGGCAAGGGGGTTCCCGCCGCCCTCTACATGGCCATGGCGGTCACCCTGGCCCGGGCCGGAGCCGGTGACGACTGCGATCCGGCCGAACTGCTGGGTCGAATCAATCGTGAACTGTGCCGGGGCAATGACAGCTGCATGTTCGCCACCATCCTCTGCGGTATCATTGATCCGAACAGCGGCATGGTGCGACTGGCCAACGCCGGCCACACGCCGCCGGCAATCAGGCGTGCGGACGGGACGTGCGTTTTTCAGCGCCTCAGCCCCGGGCTGGTTGCCGGATATCTGGAGGATTTCACGTATGTCGAGGAGCAGGTGACGCTGATCGCCGGTGATACCCTGATTCTCTATACGGATGGGGTCACCGAGGCGATGAGCGGGGCAGGGGAGCTGTTCGGGGAAGCACGGCTGCTGGCCGCGCTTTCCGGCGGAACCGGCGGTGCGGGCGAGCTCCTTCGCAAGGTTGAGGAAGCCGTTGCCGCCTTTGCGGACGCCGCCAGCCAGTCCGACGACCTGACCATGCTGGCCCTGTTCCGCCGGGACGGCACGGGGAAATCAGGAGGAGCATGTACGTCTTTCTGAGGGATAATCGCAATTTCAGAAATTTCTGGCTGGGTCAGGTGGCCTCGCAGATCGGCGACCGGGTGCATACCCTGGCGGTGATCTGGCTGGTCTACACCTGGACCCGCTCCGGCACCGCCCTGGGACTGGTGCTGATCGCCGCCACCCTGCCGTCCGTGCTGGTCTCCCCCTGGGCCGGCTACCTTGCCGACCGTTTTGACCGCAGAAAAATCGCCATTGCCGCCGACCTGATCCGCTGCCTGCTGGTGCTGGCCCTGGCCCTGCTGGCCTCCACCGGCACGCTGGAGATGACCGGCCTCGTCATCATGACGGCGCTGATCTCCCTGGCTTCCGCCTTTTTCAACCCCGCCACCCTGGCCATGCTCCCTGCGATCGTTCCGGCCGCGGACCTGGCGCGGGCCAACGCCATAACCCAGCTCTCCGCCAATGCCAGCGGTGCCCTGGGCTTTCTGGCCGGCAGCGGCCTGATCGCCCTGATCGGCGTGCCGGCCGCCTTCCTGTGCAACGGCGTCTCCTTCGTCGTCTCCGCCCTGCTGCTGGCCTCCATCGCCTATGCGCAGGCCGGCGGCGCCGGACACCCCTCCTTTCTCGTCAACCTGCGCGAGGGCTGGACCGTGGTGCGGGGCATTCCCGTGGTTGCCCGGTTGCTGGCCCCGCTGGTGGTGATCAACTTCCTCTTCTCCTCCCTGTCGGTGCTGATTCCGGTGTTCGGCGAAGGGGTGTTCCGGTCCGGTTCCGCCGGGGTCGGGCTGCTCCTGGCCGCCTTTACCTGCGGCATGTTCCTGGCGGCACTGGCGCTCAGCAGCTGGCATCCCGCGGCGTCGCTGTCCCGTCTGATGACCGCAAGCCTGCTGCTGGTGGGGGGAAGCTTTCTGCTGATGGGGCTGTTCGCCGCCATGCCGCTTTTCCTCGGCGCGCTGGCGCTGACCGGTTTTGCCCTGAACGGAGTGAACATCTGCCTGATCACCCTGTTCCAGCGGATGGTGCCGGGCGAGGTGCGGGGCAAGTTCTTCAGCCTGCTTACGGCGGTCTCCCTTTCGGCGCAGCCGATCTCCTTCGGCCTGACCGGCTGGCTGTCCGACCTGGTCAGCCCGGCGGTCATCCTGTCGGCCTGCGGCCTGGCCCTGCTGGTGTGTGCCGCGTTTGTTGCCCGGATCGGTGAGCTTCGTGACCAGTACGTGTGAGGTGTGCCATGCATGATATGACCAGCTTTGCCCTGCAGGTGTCCGGGCGTGTCCCCGGCTACCGCAGCTTCCTGGCGGCGCAGGGGGCTTCCGCCGACCTGCCGTTCGAGCAGCTGCCGCTCACCACCAAGCAGAACTATCTGCTGGACTACCCCATCGAGGAGCTCTGCTGGGACGGTTCCATCGGCGACTGCCATCTGATCGGCGCCAGTTCCGGTTTCAGCAAGTCCGGCTCGGTGTTCTGGCCCAAGCGGCCGGAGGACGAAAACCGCTACCTGGAGTCGCTGGAGGGGATGCTGGTGCAGCACTACGGCATCGACCGGGAGCGGACCCTGATCCTCTGCTGCATGGCCCTGGGTACCTGGTTCGGCGGCATGGCGGTCACCGCGGCCTTACGGGTCATTGCGGCATCCGGCCGGCTGCCGATCACGGTCTGCACGCCGGGGCTGAACCTGGCAGAGGCGGTGGAGATCTATGCCCGGTTTTATCCCAATTTCAGCAAAATCCTCTGGATCACCAACCCTTCCAACATCGGCCTGATCACGGCGCTTCTGGCAAAGCGCGGCGTTACGCCGCCGCCGGGCAGTTGCAGCTTTCCGGTGCTGGGGGAGTACTTCAGCGAGGCCTGCCGGGAGACGGTTGCCCGGCGTTACGGCCACGATCCCGCTGCGCCGTTCGTGCTCTGGACCGGCTACGGCTCGGCGGATACCGGCGATATCGCCGTGGAGACCGCCCCTGCCATCCGGCTGCGCAAGTTCTTCCACCACCGGCCGGACCTGGGACGGGAGCTGTTCGCCACCGAGGACACGCCGATGCTGCTGGAGGTATCCCCCAAGGTGCATCTTGAACTGGTGGACGGCATGATCGTGGTCACCAAGGATCAACTGGTGCCGCTGGTCCGGTACAATACCGGCGATCTGGGAGGGCTGCTGGCAAAAGCCGACCTCGCCCGGCTGGATGGCCTGCCCGGCGAACTGCTGCACGAGCTGCCGGAGCAGGTGCTCTTCGTGCGGGGCAGGGCCGCCAATGCCGTGATCTTCTACGGCACCAACCTGGACGTGCAGGAGATCAACCGCTTTTTCCTCGACCAGCCCCGCGACATGGCCTACTCCGGCCTGTTCACGGTGAAGATGGTGGAGGAGGAGGGCGTTGCCTGCTTCGACTTCACGGTGCTCGTGGAAGGGGAAGCCAGCGACGACCTTGCCCGACGGTACCGGGAAGCCTTGCTGGGCTATCTGATCGGCAGAAGTCGCGAGTTCGAGACCAAGTACGCCAGTCTGACCCGTTCCACGGGATGTGAGCTGATCCGGCTGCGGGTACAGGAGCTGGAGGGCGACAAGGGCGCCGTCAAGCACCGCTATATCCTGGACTGATCACAGGGAGGAACAGGGATGGAACATCTCACGGAAGAGCTGCAGTGCGCCAGGGGGGCCGAGATCGTGCGGGAGTCGCTCGCCTCCCGCTTCTATGGAGAGAAATACGCCGGCTGCCCGGTTCCCGGCAGTCGTGAGGCGTGGCAGCAACTGCCGCTCCTGACCCGTGCGGAGATTTACGAGCGCTCCTACCCCCATTCCACCGACATGCTGACCCGTCCGCTGGAGGATGCCATCATCATCTCCACCGGCGGCTCCAGCGGCATTGCCCGCTACACCACCTACACCCATGCCGAATGGGACGCTTTCGTCACCTGCCAGGCCGCTGCCATGCGCATCCTGGGGATCACCCGCCAGGACCGGGTGGCCAACCTGTTCATTGCCGGCCATTTCTGGCCCTCCTTCCTGGGGCTGCACGACTGCATCAAGAAACTGG
The window above is part of the Trichlorobacter ammonificans genome. Proteins encoded here:
- a CDS encoding MFS transporter — protein: MYVFLRDNRNFRNFWLGQVASQIGDRVHTLAVIWLVYTWTRSGTALGLVLIAATLPSVLVSPWAGYLADRFDRRKIAIAADLIRCLLVLALALLASTGTLEMTGLVIMTALISLASAFFNPATLAMLPAIVPAADLARANAITQLSANASGALGFLAGSGLIALIGVPAAFLCNGVSFVVSALLLASIAYAQAGGAGHPSFLVNLREGWTVVRGIPVVARLLAPLVVINFLFSSLSVLIPVFGEGVFRSGSAGVGLLLAAFTCGMFLAALALSSWHPAASLSRLMTASLLLVGGSFLLMGLFAAMPLFLGALALTGFALNGVNICLITLFQRMVPGEVRGKFFSLLTAVSLSAQPISFGLTGWLSDLVSPAVILSACGLALLVCAAFVARIGELRDQYV
- a CDS encoding SpoIIE family protein phosphatase → MHWADLGVTARLILALSLCGGLIFAVVFSVNDRFTSRLVEEQVMAHSRDVVAAAVYSIDDQLRAVARDQATLATALESAPRLTTADLRRILRYHVATNEEVFGAAIAFAPGFSPNGRERSAPYCFKRLNGELAIIDLASPSYNYPQQPWYRLPAERKAPVWSEPYFDEGGGNVVMTTYSVPFYRMQGGVRRFAGIATSDVSVDWLGRQIASLKLNRNGYAALFSRNGVYLAHPDRSLVMRETLAGVAEKKNNPVLREIGRAITRGESGFVTGSNVFDRESWIYYAPVPATGWSLAVVFPAEEMRSEVTRIGRMIALLCIAGIVVLVLAIVLVARSVSRPLAEISLAVQRIAGGDLDGDLPPIRVGGEVRHLADSFGRMQRDLKEHIRQLTETTAVKERMAGELSVAHDLQMAILPHELPELPGLEIAGCCVPAREVGGDFYDARLLADGRLFFVIGDVSGKGVPAALYMAMAVTLARAGAGDDCDPAELLGRINRELCRGNDSCMFATILCGIIDPNSGMVRLANAGHTPPAIRRADGTCVFQRLSPGLVAGYLEDFTYVEEQVTLIAGDTLILYTDGVTEAMSGAGELFGEARLLAALSGGTGGAGELLRKVEEAVAAFADAASQSDDLTMLALFRRDGTGKSGGACTSF